A region of Flocculibacter collagenilyticus DNA encodes the following proteins:
- a CDS encoding DEAD/DEAH box helicase: protein MYALRAYQQEAVDATLSHFRKTNAPAVIVLPTGAGKSLVIAELARLAKQKILVLAHVKELVAQNYEKYQSLGLEAGIYAAGLKSKQIEYQITFASVQSVSRNLAAFKDSYSLIIIDECHRVASDESGQYGGIIQHLTKQNAELKVLGLTATPYRLGMGWIYQYHYHGIKRCEHKPPFEKCIFELPLSYMIKHNFLTPPKLIDAPVAQYDFSSLSSNNSGEFNEQEVNALLVKYPRVTQAIIEQVITLSVGRQGVMIFAATIKHAMEILGYLPEQSTALVTGKTPAKDRDTLIAQFKRKQLTFLVNVSVLTTGFDAPHVDLIAILRPTQSVSLYQQIVGRGLRLSSQKKDCLVIDYAGNGINIFYPEVGQKKPSSDSELVQVFCPACGFANAFWGKTDGAGNITEHYGRKCQGVFESEDDRIDCDYRFRFKECNQCNAQNDIAARECHQCGSDIIDPDEQLKKALRLKDAKVIRCAGMSAEQSGQNNEKLVLIYHDEDGVELKETFDFSHNGSKQVFNRLFGKRFKQGAEPKTFHHPSEVISQITYFSHPDFVVARKAKHYWKIQEKIFDYEGSHRKANHL, encoded by the coding sequence ATGTATGCATTAAGAGCGTATCAACAAGAAGCTGTTGACGCCACGTTAAGTCATTTTCGTAAAACCAATGCACCCGCTGTTATTGTTTTACCTACAGGGGCAGGAAAAAGCTTAGTTATCGCTGAGCTGGCCCGCTTAGCCAAGCAAAAAATTTTGGTGTTGGCACATGTGAAGGAACTGGTTGCTCAAAACTATGAAAAGTATCAGTCTTTGGGGCTGGAAGCTGGGATCTATGCAGCTGGCCTGAAGTCAAAACAAATTGAGTATCAAATTACGTTTGCCAGTGTTCAGTCGGTGTCACGTAATTTAGCAGCGTTTAAAGATAGTTATTCTTTAATAATCATTGATGAATGCCACCGCGTAGCAAGTGATGAAAGTGGGCAATATGGTGGCATTATTCAACATCTTACCAAGCAAAATGCTGAGCTAAAGGTCTTAGGTTTAACCGCTACGCCATATCGTTTAGGTATGGGATGGATTTATCAATATCACTATCATGGTATTAAGCGTTGCGAGCATAAACCGCCATTCGAGAAGTGCATATTCGAGTTGCCACTCTCATATATGATAAAGCATAACTTCTTAACACCACCAAAGTTAATTGATGCTCCCGTCGCGCAGTATGACTTCTCATCACTGTCATCCAACAATAGTGGTGAGTTTAACGAGCAAGAAGTTAATGCATTACTGGTTAAATATCCAAGAGTAACGCAAGCCATTATTGAGCAGGTTATAACGTTGTCAGTGGGGCGGCAGGGGGTAATGATATTTGCTGCGACAATTAAGCACGCTATGGAAATATTGGGTTATCTACCAGAGCAAAGTACGGCTTTAGTGACAGGTAAAACACCTGCCAAAGATCGCGATACACTGATTGCACAGTTCAAGCGAAAGCAGTTAACGTTTTTAGTGAATGTATCCGTATTAACCACAGGGTTTGATGCGCCGCATGTCGATTTAATTGCTATTTTACGCCCCACCCAGTCAGTTAGTTTATACCAACAAATTGTTGGCCGTGGCTTGCGGTTGTCTTCTCAGAAAAAAGATTGTTTAGTGATTGATTATGCAGGCAATGGAATTAATATTTTTTACCCTGAAGTTGGACAAAAAAAGCCAAGCTCTGATAGTGAGTTAGTACAAGTATTTTGTCCTGCTTGTGGTTTTGCCAATGCCTTTTGGGGCAAGACCGATGGCGCAGGTAATATAACTGAGCATTATGGTAGAAAGTGCCAAGGCGTATTTGAAAGTGAGGACGATAGAATTGACTGTGATTATCGTTTTCGTTTTAAAGAATGTAATCAATGTAATGCCCAAAATGATATTGCTGCGCGCGAGTGTCATCAATGCGGAAGTGACATTATCGATCCTGATGAGCAATTAAAAAAAGCGCTCCGATTAAAAGATGCCAAAGTGATCCGTTGTGCAGGGATGAGTGCTGAGCAAAGTGGTCAGAATAATGAGAAGCTAGTGCTTATTTACCATGATGAAGATGGAGTTGAACTAAAAGAAACGTTCGATTTTAGTCATAATGGTTCAAAGCAGGTGTTTAATAGGTTATTTGGAAAGCGTTTTAAACAAGGAGCTGAACCAAAAACGTTTCATCACCCATCCGAGGTGATTAGCCAAATTACGTACTTTTCACACCCAGACTTTGTTGTAGCTCGTAAAGCGAAGCATTATTGGAAAATCCAAGAAAAAATCTTCGACTATGAAGGGAGTCATCGTAAAGCGAATCATTTGTAG
- a CDS encoding DUF1244 domain-containing protein: protein MNNHAEEQRVEIEAAVLRKFLAHLDEHKEVQNIELMNLADFCRNCLAKWYSSEAKARSVDVDYEQAREIIYGMPYSEWKEKHQKPATPEQLAVFEQKKSKKR, encoded by the coding sequence ATGAATAACCATGCAGAAGAGCAACGTGTTGAGATTGAAGCTGCTGTATTACGTAAGTTTTTAGCCCATTTAGATGAGCATAAAGAAGTGCAGAATATAGAGTTAATGAACTTGGCTGATTTTTGTCGAAATTGTTTAGCAAAGTGGTACAGTTCCGAGGCAAAAGCGCGCAGCGTTGATGTTGATTATGAGCAAGCAAGAGAAATAATTTACGGTATGCCTTACAGCGAATGGAAAGAAAAACATCAAAAACCTGCTACGCCCGAGCAACTTGCAGTATTTGAACAAAAAAAATCTAAAAAACGTTAA
- a CDS encoding substrate-binding periplasmic protein encodes MLQSFFNTFIHITFKQLLAWLVLPLFILLVLANKVRAHHDITIDNITPASTPHITVVTEIWPPYNYIDENGEVVGIATDVIRQTLEHAKLDYHIEPYPWVRAYNMAQEEENVLIYSIIRTPERKDLFQWICQITPYVKHHFYRLTKRTDIQAQNLEDVKAYKVGVVKNTYPHTYLKGVGFVDNTNLEVVVDDEANIRKLFAGRLDLLIETPETMTIRLSKMGLKLDEVTPFLTINNQETFENCMAFGLKTDPALVKKVRDAFEQTKHLSKLKRKGSSDPLLEEKKGTN; translated from the coding sequence TTGTTGCAGTCATTTTTTAATACATTTATTCACATAACATTCAAGCAGCTGCTCGCTTGGCTTGTATTACCTTTGTTTATTCTTCTTGTCTTAGCAAATAAGGTTCGGGCGCATCACGACATTACCATTGATAATATCACGCCAGCTAGCACACCACATATTACCGTAGTTACCGAAATTTGGCCTCCTTATAATTATATAGATGAAAATGGCGAGGTTGTGGGCATTGCCACTGATGTGATAAGGCAAACACTTGAGCATGCTAAGCTAGACTATCATATTGAACCCTATCCTTGGGTACGTGCCTACAATATGGCGCAAGAAGAAGAAAATGTACTTATCTATTCCATTATTCGTACGCCAGAACGTAAAGATTTATTTCAATGGATATGCCAAATCACACCGTATGTTAAACATCATTTTTATCGACTGACCAAAAGAACAGATATTCAAGCGCAGAACCTTGAAGACGTTAAAGCCTATAAAGTTGGAGTGGTAAAAAACACTTACCCTCATACCTATTTAAAAGGTGTTGGTTTTGTTGATAATACCAACCTAGAAGTGGTGGTAGATGATGAAGCGAATATAAGAAAATTATTTGCAGGACGCTTAGATTTGTTAATTGAAACACCTGAAACAATGACGATCAGATTGTCAAAAATGGGTCTTAAACTTGATGAGGTGACCCCTTTTCTCACTATTAACAACCAAGAAACCTTTGAAAACTGCATGGCATTCGGCTTAAAAACTGACCCAGCACTAGTTAAGAAAGTACGTGACGCTTTTGAGCAAACTAAACATTTATCGAAATTAAAACGGAAAGGTTCAAGCGATCCATTACTTGAAGAAAAAAAAGGCACTAACTAA
- the lysS gene encoding lysine--tRNA ligase, producing the protein MSDQQLDENKLIAERRAKLSAIREHCSANAHPNDFNREHFSADLQAEFGEKTKEELESLDHKVSVAGRIMAKRGPFMALQDMSGRIQAYAAKDVQKVIKEKYGVLDVGDIIGVSGALHKSGKGDLYVNMEEYVLLTKSLRPLPEKFHGLADQETKYRQRYVDLMVSEETRETFLMRSKIVSGIRKFLADRNFMEVETPMLQVIPGGATARPFVTHHNALDLDMYLRIAPELYLKRLVVGGFERVFEINRNFRNEGLSTRHNPEFTMIEFYQAYADYNDLMDLTEEMLRTVAQDVLGTSTVINTVKDENGEVIETKEYDFGKPFERLTMADAVLKYYPEATANAEFNAAINDPEDNLETLKVMAKALHIKEPEVDGIWGPGKYLCEIFEATAEEQLDQPTFITAYPWEVSPLARRNDENSFITDRFEFFVGGRELANGFSELNDAEDQAARFRKQVEEKDAGDDEAMHFDEDYIRALEYGMPPTAGEGIGIDRLVMLFSDSPTIKDVILFPHMKPEASE; encoded by the coding sequence ATGTCAGACCAACAATTAGATGAAAATAAGTTGATTGCTGAGCGACGCGCAAAGTTAAGCGCGATCCGTGAACACTGCTCTGCAAACGCACATCCAAATGACTTTAATCGTGAACACTTTAGTGCTGATCTACAAGCTGAATTCGGTGAGAAAACGAAAGAAGAATTAGAAAGTTTAGATCACAAAGTTAGTGTTGCTGGTCGTATTATGGCTAAACGTGGTCCATTTATGGCCCTACAAGACATGTCTGGAAGAATTCAGGCTTATGCGGCGAAAGATGTACAAAAAGTGATTAAAGAAAAATATGGCGTACTAGATGTAGGCGATATTATTGGTGTATCTGGCGCATTACATAAATCGGGTAAAGGCGATTTGTACGTGAATATGGAAGAGTACGTGCTATTAACTAAGTCACTGCGTCCATTACCAGAAAAATTTCACGGATTAGCTGATCAAGAAACAAAATATCGTCAGCGTTATGTTGACTTAATGGTAAGCGAAGAAACGCGCGAAACCTTCTTAATGCGTTCTAAAATTGTATCGGGTATCCGTAAGTTTTTAGCTGACCGCAACTTTATGGAAGTGGAAACGCCAATGCTACAGGTTATCCCTGGTGGTGCCACGGCGCGTCCTTTTGTTACGCATCATAACGCGTTAGACCTTGATATGTACTTGCGTATAGCGCCAGAGCTTTACCTAAAGCGTTTAGTGGTTGGCGGTTTCGAACGCGTATTTGAAATTAACCGTAATTTCAGAAACGAAGGTTTATCAACTCGTCATAATCCAGAATTTACGATGATTGAATTCTATCAAGCATACGCAGATTACAATGACTTGATGGATTTAACGGAAGAAATGCTTCGCACAGTAGCGCAAGATGTACTTGGCACCAGTACCGTTATTAATACCGTTAAAGATGAAAATGGCGAAGTTATTGAAACGAAAGAATATGACTTTGGTAAGCCATTTGAACGTTTAACAATGGCTGATGCGGTATTAAAGTACTACCCAGAAGCCACCGCGAATGCAGAATTTAACGCGGCAATTAACGACCCTGAAGATAACTTAGAAACTCTAAAAGTAATGGCAAAAGCCTTACATATTAAAGAGCCAGAAGTTGATGGTATTTGGGGACCAGGTAAATACCTATGTGAAATATTTGAAGCTACAGCTGAAGAGCAATTAGATCAGCCAACATTTATTACTGCGTATCCGTGGGAAGTTTCGCCACTGGCACGCCGCAATGATGAGAATTCGTTTATTACGGATCGCTTTGAATTTTTTGTTGGTGGAAGAGAACTCGCAAACGGTTTCTCAGAGTTAAATGATGCTGAAGACCAAGCAGCGCGTTTCCGTAAACAAGTTGAAGAAAAAGATGCTGGCGATGATGAAGCTATGCATTTTGATGAAGATTATATCCGCGCGCTTGAATACGGTATGCCACCAACAGCAGGTGAAGGTATTGGTATCGATCGACTAGTGATGTTATTTTCAGACTCACCAACGATTAAAGACGTGATCTTATTCCCACATATGAAGCCAGAAGCGTCGGAATAA
- the prfB gene encoding peptide chain release factor 2 (programmed frameshift), with protein MFELNPIQTLIKDIRARTDVLRGYLDFDVKVERLEEVSRELENPDVWNEPGKAQALGKEKSSLELIVNTIEELKSGCDDVEGLVELAVEAEDQETFDEAQGEADELVAKLETLEFRRMFSGSQDANDAYIDIQAGSGGTEAQDWASMLQRMYLRWGEAKGFKTELIEESDGDVAGIKSATIRFSGEYAFGWLRTETGVHRLVRKSPFDSSNRRHTSFASVFAYPEIDDSIEIEINPADLRIDTYRASGAGGQHVNRTDSAVRITHLPTNTVVQCQNDRSQHKNKDQAMKQLKAKLYELEMQKQNAEKQALEDTKSDIGWGSQIRSYVLDDSRIKDLRTSVENRNTQAVLDGDLDKFIEASLKAGL; from the exons GTGTTTGAATTGAACCCTATCCAAACGTTAATAAAAGATATTCGTGCCCGTACCGATGTACTTCGGGGGTATCTT GACTTTGATGTCAAAGTTGAGCGTTTAGAAGAAGTATCGCGTGAATTGGAAAATCCAGATGTTTGGAATGAGCCAGGAAAAGCGCAAGCATTAGGTAAAGAAAAGTCATCTTTAGAGCTGATTGTTAACACAATCGAAGAACTAAAAAGTGGCTGCGATGACGTTGAAGGGCTAGTGGAACTGGCGGTTGAAGCTGAAGATCAAGAAACATTTGATGAAGCGCAGGGTGAAGCTGACGAATTAGTCGCAAAACTTGAAACGTTAGAATTTCGTCGTATGTTTTCAGGCTCACAAGATGCAAATGATGCTTATATCGATATTCAAGCTGGGTCAGGTGGTACAGAAGCACAGGACTGGGCAAGCATGTTGCAACGTATGTATCTACGTTGGGGGGAGGCCAAAGGCTTTAAAACAGAACTAATTGAAGAGTCGGATGGTGATGTTGCAGGTATTAAAAGTGCCACTATTCGGTTTTCAGGTGAATATGCATTTGGCTGGCTGCGTACAGAAACAGGCGTACACCGTTTAGTAAGAAAATCTCCTTTTGATTCAAGTAATCGTCGTCATACTTCTTTCGCGTCAGTTTTTGCGTACCCTGAAATTGATGACTCAATTGAAATTGAGATTAACCCAGCTGATTTAAGAATTGATACTTACCGTGCATCTGGCGCTGGTGGGCAGCACGTAAACCGAACTGATTCAGCGGTACGTATTACACACTTACCAACTAATACGGTGGTGCAATGCCAAAACGACCGTTCACAGCATAAGAATAAAGACCAAGCAATGAAGCAGTTAAAAGCGAAGTTGTATGAGTTGGAAATGCAAAAGCAAAATGCTGAAAAACAAGCGTTAGAAGATACCAAGTCGGATATTGGCTGGGGCAGCCAAATACGTTCTTATGTATTAGATGATTCACGTATAAAAGACTTGCGTACTAGTGTTGAAAACCGTAATACTCAAGCCGTATTAGACGGCGATTTAGACAAATTTATTGAAGCGAGCTTAAAAGCAGGGCTGTAA
- the recJ gene encoding single-stranded-DNA-specific exonuclease RecJ — MPIQIKRRPAVNQHNLPKDIPDFLQQIYAARGITEPQELENGAKYLANFQDMHGLDEATALLIEALEKQHKVVIVGDFDADGATSTALLMRGLPMFGLTNVDFMVPNRFDFGYGLSPEMAEQVVNAGADLLITVDNGISCHQGVALAKSAGVKVLITDHHLPGATLPDADAIVNPNQPNCKFASKNLAGVGVAFYVLVALRAKLRSMDFFNQQNVAEPNIANLLDLVALGTVADVVELDGNNRILVYQGLQRIRKGQCCVGIKALIDIANRHHTKLHESDFGFALGPRLNAAGRLDDMSLGITCLITDDMSQARRIADELDTLNKTRREIEQGMQAEAEKVIAKLPLQEGIVPDAITLFQDDWHQGVIGIVAGRIKEKYHRPVIAFACSDNENQAMDTELKGSARSITGIHIRDMLDEVNTRFPNLIIKFGGHAAAAGLSIQKDKLAEFTHAFEQVISEHMSDEQRTGSILTDGALPPNLMTLDVANTLKHAGPWGQAFPEPIFDDFFTVIQQRIVGEKHLKLVLEHASGHYFDAIHFNCDLAVWPDLTIKSVHVVYALDINEFRDKLNLQLMVKEIQITH, encoded by the coding sequence ATGCCAATTCAGATAAAGCGCAGACCTGCCGTTAATCAGCATAATTTACCTAAGGATATTCCCGACTTTTTACAGCAAATTTATGCTGCTCGTGGAATTACTGAGCCTCAAGAACTTGAAAACGGTGCCAAATACCTTGCCAATTTTCAGGATATGCATGGATTAGACGAGGCTACAGCTCTCTTAATCGAAGCGCTGGAAAAACAACATAAAGTAGTGATTGTTGGCGACTTTGATGCTGATGGTGCAACCAGTACGGCATTATTAATGCGCGGTTTACCGATGTTTGGTCTAACTAATGTCGATTTTATGGTGCCTAACCGCTTTGATTTTGGCTATGGTTTAAGCCCAGAAATGGCAGAGCAAGTAGTTAACGCTGGCGCTGATTTATTGATCACGGTTGATAATGGTATTTCGTGCCACCAAGGTGTGGCACTAGCAAAATCTGCAGGTGTTAAGGTATTAATTACGGATCACCATTTGCCGGGCGCAACATTGCCAGATGCTGACGCGATAGTTAACCCTAATCAACCCAACTGTAAGTTTGCGAGTAAAAACTTAGCCGGTGTTGGTGTTGCCTTTTATGTGCTGGTTGCTTTGCGCGCAAAATTGCGAAGCATGGACTTTTTCAATCAACAAAATGTCGCTGAGCCCAACATTGCTAATTTACTTGATTTAGTTGCGCTGGGTACCGTTGCCGATGTAGTTGAGCTTGATGGAAATAACCGAATTTTGGTGTATCAAGGGTTGCAACGAATTCGTAAGGGGCAATGCTGTGTAGGCATTAAGGCGCTAATAGATATTGCTAACCGTCACCATACAAAATTACATGAAAGCGATTTTGGTTTTGCGCTTGGCCCAAGGTTAAACGCAGCGGGTCGCTTGGATGATATGTCATTAGGTATTACATGTTTAATTACTGATGATATGAGCCAAGCCAGAAGAATTGCAGACGAATTAGATACGCTTAATAAAACTCGCCGTGAAATAGAGCAAGGCATGCAAGCTGAAGCTGAAAAAGTAATTGCGAAGCTGCCATTACAGGAAGGCATTGTGCCCGACGCAATCACGTTATTTCAAGATGACTGGCATCAGGGAGTGATTGGTATAGTGGCTGGACGAATAAAAGAAAAGTATCACCGTCCCGTTATAGCTTTTGCTTGCAGTGATAATGAGAACCAAGCAATGGATACTGAGCTAAAAGGTTCTGCGCGTTCAATTACCGGTATTCATATTCGAGATATGCTCGATGAAGTTAATACACGCTTTCCTAACCTCATTATTAAGTTTGGCGGTCATGCTGCGGCAGCAGGATTGTCAATTCAAAAAGATAAACTTGCTGAATTTACTCATGCATTTGAACAAGTGATTAGCGAGCACATGAGTGATGAACAACGCACAGGCAGTATTTTAACTGATGGTGCTTTACCACCCAATTTAATGACGCTGGATGTGGCTAATACACTTAAACACGCGGGCCCTTGGGGGCAAGCATTCCCAGAGCCGATATTTGACGATTTCTTTACCGTAATTCAGCAACGCATTGTGGGTGAAAAACATTTAAAGCTTGTGTTAGAGCATGCATCAGGGCATTACTTCGACGCTATTCATTTTAATTGTGACCTAGCAGTGTGGCCAGATCTCACCATAAAGTCGGTTCATGTCGTCTATGCACTAGATATCAATGAATTTCGCGATAAATTGAATTTACAGCTAATGGTCAAAGAGATCCAAATAACTCATTAA
- the dsbC gene encoding bifunctional protein-disulfide isomerase/oxidoreductase DsbC: protein MNNLLKLFGLLSLVYASSTFAVEVEKDGAIKQQFLKLGLNVKAISPSPIKGLMQVVTDRGIFYSSQNGKYLVHGKMFDLDNGVANLTEQAMAGIRLDQIKETAGTTIDFKAKDEKYQITIFTDITCGYCRKLHNQMSAYNDLGISVRYLAFPRGGLNSPSFEDLESVWCADDKQKAMTDAKAGNSVQRAKCSSPVAAHYDLGAQFGVTGTPAIVLSDGNMIPGYQPPERLIEVLKAM, encoded by the coding sequence ATGAACAACTTATTAAAATTATTTGGACTGTTATCACTGGTTTATGCCAGTTCAACATTTGCTGTTGAAGTGGAAAAAGATGGTGCCATTAAGCAGCAATTTTTAAAATTGGGTTTAAATGTAAAAGCAATTTCTCCAAGTCCAATTAAAGGGTTGATGCAGGTAGTTACTGACCGTGGTATTTTTTATAGCTCACAAAATGGAAAATATTTAGTACACGGTAAAATGTTTGATCTTGATAACGGCGTTGCTAACTTAACGGAACAAGCGATGGCAGGCATCCGTTTAGATCAAATTAAAGAAACAGCGGGCACTACTATCGACTTTAAAGCAAAAGACGAGAAGTATCAGATTACTATTTTCACTGATATCACCTGTGGATATTGCCGTAAATTACACAATCAAATGAGTGCCTATAATGACTTGGGTATTAGTGTGCGTTATTTAGCATTTCCACGAGGTGGATTAAACAGCCCCTCGTTTGAAGATTTAGAGTCAGTATGGTGTGCAGACGATAAGCAAAAAGCAATGACTGATGCTAAAGCGGGTAACTCGGTACAACGTGCTAAGTGTAGTTCGCCAGTAGCGGCACATTATGATTTAGGTGCGCAGTTTGGCGTAACAGGAACACCTGCTATTGTATTAAGCGATGGCAATATGATCCCTGGATATCAACCACCTGAACGTTTAATTGAAGTGCTTAAAGCAATGTAA
- the fldB gene encoding flavodoxin FldB: MKIGLFYGSTTCYTEMAAEKLQAAINQFLEQDVVSLHNIKDEPLKNCEEYDLVIFGISTWDFGELQEDWESKWEDINTLQLSNKIVALYGMGDQEGYSEWFQDALGMLHDAVTEVGAKVIGYWPNEGYEFEASKALTNDNTHFVGLALDDECQYDLSEQRIAQWSEQVLIEWQALL, from the coding sequence ATGAAAATAGGTCTTTTTTACGGCTCAACCACCTGTTATACGGAAATGGCAGCTGAAAAACTTCAAGCAGCAATTAACCAGTTTTTAGAGCAAGATGTCGTTTCATTACACAACATAAAAGATGAACCATTAAAAAACTGCGAAGAATATGACCTAGTTATTTTCGGTATTTCGACTTGGGATTTTGGTGAGCTTCAAGAAGATTGGGAGTCAAAGTGGGAAGACATTAACACTTTGCAATTATCTAATAAAATTGTTGCGTTATACGGCATGGGCGACCAAGAAGGATATAGTGAATGGTTTCAAGATGCACTCGGTATGCTGCACGATGCTGTAACTGAAGTCGGCGCTAAAGTCATTGGGTATTGGCCAAATGAAGGCTACGAATTTGAAGCCTCAAAAGCCTTAACGAATGATAACACTCACTTTGTTGGCTTAGCGCTAGACGACGAATGTCAGTACGACTTATCAGAGCAACGTATCGCACAATGGAGCGAGCAAGTGTTAATAGAGTGGCAAGCACTTTTATAA
- a CDS encoding tRNA1(Val) (adenine(37)-N6)-methyltransferase — translation MNKGFTFKEFVVNHERCAMKVGTDGILLGAWAPIVNMHNMLDIGCGSGLISLMLAQRYYQQGTAAKAGVCNITAIDIDDNAVMQTAENVALSQWSQSIKVIQCNFFEWAKEQQEHELHSFDAEYANKHNFDLIISNPPFFNDSLISPDESRALARHNVEFDHLALLKVAAQLLRVDGFLAIILPVAEAEVLLKKCYEAGLTCIKLTKVSARPNKAFHRYLMLFSKSNSHIAQSQIQQQSIPEDNLSIYNENNEYSAEYTALTQAFYLKM, via the coding sequence ATGAATAAAGGTTTTACATTTAAAGAGTTTGTTGTCAATCACGAACGCTGCGCGATGAAAGTGGGCACTGACGGTATTTTACTTGGCGCATGGGCTCCCATTGTTAATATGCACAACATGTTAGATATAGGCTGTGGTAGTGGGTTAATTAGCTTGATGTTAGCGCAGCGTTATTATCAGCAGGGTACCGCGGCTAAAGCGGGCGTTTGTAATATTACAGCAATTGATATTGATGATAATGCGGTAATGCAAACCGCGGAAAACGTTGCACTTAGCCAGTGGTCTCAGTCTATCAAAGTGATTCAATGTAACTTTTTTGAATGGGCTAAAGAGCAGCAGGAGCATGAATTACATTCTTTTGATGCCGAGTATGCCAATAAGCATAATTTCGATTTAATTATTTCAAATCCACCATTTTTTAATGACTCATTAATTAGTCCTGATGAAAGCAGGGCATTAGCACGCCATAACGTGGAGTTCGATCATTTAGCGTTACTGAAAGTAGCTGCCCAGTTGTTAAGAGTGGATGGCTTCTTAGCGATTATTTTGCCGGTAGCTGAAGCCGAAGTATTATTAAAAAAGTGCTATGAAGCGGGGCTGACATGTATAAAGCTTACAAAAGTAAGCGCTCGACCAAATAAAGCATTTCATCGTTATCTAATGTTATTTAGTAAATCGAATAGCCATATTGCACAGTCACAAATTCAACAGCAATCCATTCCAGAAGATAATCTATCGATTTACAATGAGAATAATGAATACTCAGCCGAGTATACGGCTTTAACGCAGGCGTTTTATTTAAAAATGTAG
- the srmB gene encoding ATP-dependent RNA helicase SrmB, which yields MTFDELDLAPELLKAVKNIGYKKPTTIQQETIPAALEGNDILACSPTGTGKTVAFLLPALQHLLDFPRRNPGFARVLIMAPTRELAYQIHEQATLLAANTHLKLGVITGGINYGSHKEIFEKNNDLLVATPGRLMEYLETENFHAEDVEILVIDEADRMLDMGFRGEMQRITDEARNRRHAMLFSATLESNAVEKFADQVLNDPIGIMAEPPKSETGKITQWIHLADDAHHKFALLVNILKQEETHKAIVFVKTRERLQTLIGQLQSEDVRCNWLQGEMPQDKRLKAIEKFQNGWVKVLVATDVAARGIDIDDITHVINYDMPRSADVYVHRIGRTARAGKKGTAISLIEAHDVRMVAKVERFTDQKLKRRVIEGLKPRYKEARIVKKKKVKGKAAKKVKLKKKK from the coding sequence ATGACATTCGACGAACTCGACCTCGCTCCTGAATTGCTAAAAGCAGTTAAAAATATTGGCTATAAAAAGCCAACTACGATTCAACAAGAAACCATTCCCGCAGCGTTAGAAGGTAATGACATTCTCGCTTGCTCGCCTACTGGTACAGGTAAAACAGTTGCATTCTTATTACCTGCACTACAACACTTACTCGACTTTCCAAGAAGAAATCCAGGCTTTGCGCGTGTATTAATTATGGCACCTACTCGTGAATTAGCGTATCAAATTCATGAACAAGCAACGTTATTAGCAGCGAATACGCATTTAAAGCTAGGCGTTATTACTGGCGGAATTAATTACGGTAGTCATAAAGAAATTTTCGAAAAAAATAATGACTTATTAGTCGCGACTCCTGGTCGACTGATGGAGTATTTAGAAACCGAAAATTTTCATGCTGAAGATGTAGAAATATTAGTTATCGACGAAGCCGATCGTATGCTAGACATGGGCTTTAGAGGCGAAATGCAACGCATTACAGACGAAGCCAGAAATCGTCGCCATGCCATGTTATTTTCTGCCACGCTTGAAAGTAATGCGGTTGAAAAATTTGCTGACCAAGTACTTAACGATCCAATTGGTATTATGGCCGAACCGCCAAAAAGCGAAACGGGTAAAATTACCCAGTGGATCCATTTAGCAGACGACGCTCATCATAAATTTGCGCTACTGGTTAATATTCTTAAACAAGAAGAAACTCACAAAGCCATTGTATTTGTGAAAACGCGTGAACGGTTACAAACGCTGATTGGCCAGTTACAAAGTGAAGACGTTCGTTGTAATTGGCTTCAAGGCGAAATGCCTCAAGACAAGCGCTTAAAGGCGATTGAAAAGTTTCAGAACGGCTGGGTAAAAGTATTAGTCGCAACGGACGTAGCGGCACGCGGTATTGATATTGATGATATCACTCACGTTATTAATTACGACATGCCACGCTCAGCTGATGTGTACGTGCACCGAATTGGTCGTACTGCTCGTGCTGGAAAGAAAGGCACTGCAATTTCACTGATTGAAGCGCATGACGTACGCATGGTAGCGAAAGTTGAACGCTTTACTGATCAGAAATTAAAACGCCGCGTTATTGAAGGGCTTAAGCCAAGATATAAAGAAGCAAGAATTGTTAAGAAGAAAAAAGTAAAAGGCAAAGCAGCTAAAAAAGTTAAGCTGAAAAAGAAAAAGTAA